One window of the Phormidium ambiguum IAM M-71 genome contains the following:
- a CDS encoding ATP-binding protein: MRKILPILLGVLASIAVFFLWHQLSVQEQLHIEELTRAEATTIENNLNHELSNRIRALQRMAKRWENSNGIPKVVWEADTTAYLNDFYGYRAIEYVDPSYHVRWITPLAGNEAAQDKDLSQEPRRQITLKISQELRQPIVTGTISLVQGGQGFLVSIPLFVGDRFDGFILGVFQIPDIFAGILPISKSYKIQIFDRNQLIYSQGEPSQKSWKKTTVVKAYGVNWQIEVFPNLNSLEKGHSLLPNILLIAGLISAWLFAIVVYLAQLSFYRIRQFEQANQQLQWEIRQREEIEIALEISQSRFAGILDIASDAIISVDRNQCITLFNQGAEKVFGYSSQEVLGKPLSLLLPKRFAPMHEHQVRNYAQTVEETRQMAERGEIFGRRKDGQEFPAEASISKLNLNGEIIFTTFLRDITAKKAAEKALRESEATKKAIIEAIPDLLIRMRSNGDYLDFIPSNEFSVFRPDVDRYGANVYEILPPNLAEMRMHYTQKALQLGMMQIYEHEILIGEKMCYEEIRIVPLLPNEVLIMVRNISDRKHIEIELRQAMEAAEAANLAKSVFLANMSHELRTPLNVILGFTQVMARDTSLTSSQKENLETIRRSGDHLLSLINDVLDLSKIESGHYTLEETTFDLIAMLHSLRSMLFERANSQHLQLIFAIASEVPQFIIADAPKLRQILLNLLSNAIKFTNQGSVTLQVTVQQRVKESLQLQFQVIDTGVGIAAEELETIFDAFVQAQAGRKSTNGTGLGLTISRKLLQLMRGEIFVQSIPGEGSTFTFVIPVVETKGVNLEPEQNNLQVIGLVPHQIQRRILVVDDQKENRLLLVKLLVELGFAVREASNGQEAVEIWQEWHPDLTWMDIRMPILDGYEATKQIRSMETEPNSIIIALTAQASQSDRTLALAAGCNDYISKPFREETLFDKMREYLGLKYIYAEPKATANEQMDSLDIESQDFLDGCDLNVLKSFSFDWFNQLENAAVCGDDVAITELLSQLPPTLSKFTTYLHKLADNYQFEQIIQIISTLPFLRVYYD, from the coding sequence ATGAGAAAAATTTTGCCTATATTACTGGGTGTGCTAGCTTCTATTGCAGTTTTTTTTCTGTGGCATCAACTTTCAGTACAAGAACAACTACATATTGAAGAATTGACTCGTGCTGAGGCAACCACAATTGAAAACAATCTTAACCATGAACTATCAAATCGCATTCGCGCACTTCAGCGGATGGCGAAGCGATGGGAAAACAGTAATGGAATACCCAAAGTAGTTTGGGAAGCTGATACCACAGCTTATCTTAACGATTTTTATGGTTATCGAGCGATCGAATATGTCGATCCTTCATATCATGTCCGTTGGATTACTCCATTAGCCGGAAATGAAGCAGCACAAGACAAAGATCTTAGTCAAGAGCCTCGTCGTCAAATTACTTTAAAAATTTCCCAAGAACTCCGTCAACCAATTGTCACAGGCACTATTTCTTTAGTTCAAGGTGGACAAGGATTTTTGGTAAGTATTCCTTTATTTGTAGGCGATCGCTTTGACGGTTTTATTTTAGGAGTTTTCCAAATACCTGATATATTCGCCGGAATTCTGCCTATATCCAAAAGTTACAAGATACAAATATTCGATCGCAATCAATTAATTTATTCTCAAGGAGAACCATCTCAAAAAAGCTGGAAAAAAACTACTGTAGTTAAAGCTTATGGGGTAAATTGGCAAATAGAAGTTTTTCCAAATTTGAATTCTTTAGAAAAAGGCCATTCATTGCTACCAAATATTTTACTAATAGCTGGATTAATTTCTGCTTGGTTATTTGCCATAGTCGTCTATTTAGCACAATTGAGTTTTTATCGAATTCGCCAATTTGAGCAAGCCAATCAGCAATTACAATGGGAAATAAGGCAAAGAGAAGAAATTGAAATAGCTTTGGAAATCTCCCAATCTCGATTTGCCGGAATTTTAGATATTGCCAGCGATGCTATTATCTCAGTCGATCGAAATCAATGTATTACCTTGTTTAATCAAGGTGCAGAAAAAGTTTTTGGTTATAGTAGTCAAGAAGTTTTAGGCAAACCTTTATCATTATTATTACCCAAACGCTTTGCCCCAATGCACGAACATCAAGTGCGAAACTACGCGCAAACTGTGGAAGAAACGCGACAAATGGCAGAGCGGGGAGAAATTTTTGGACGACGTAAAGATGGTCAAGAATTTCCTGCGGAAGCTTCAATTTCTAAACTTAATCTGAATGGAGAAATAATTTTTACTACATTTCTGCGTGATATTACAGCTAAAAAAGCGGCAGAAAAAGCTTTGCGAGAAAGTGAAGCCACCAAAAAAGCGATTATTGAAGCAATTCCAGATTTATTAATTCGGATGCGCTCAAATGGAGATTATTTGGATTTTATTCCCAGCAATGAGTTTAGCGTTTTTCGGCCTGATGTCGATCGCTACGGAGCCAACGTATACGAAATATTACCGCCTAATTTAGCTGAAATGCGAATGCATTATACTCAAAAAGCTTTGCAATTAGGGATGATGCAAATTTATGAACATGAAATTTTGATTGGAGAAAAAATGTGCTACGAAGAAATCCGAATTGTACCATTATTGCCAAATGAAGTATTAATTATGGTACGCAACATTAGCGATCGCAAACACATTGAAATTGAACTGCGTCAAGCAATGGAAGCCGCAGAAGCCGCCAATCTAGCGAAAAGTGTCTTTTTAGCTAACATGAGCCATGAATTACGCACCCCACTTAATGTAATTCTCGGCTTTACTCAAGTCATGGCACGCGACACATCATTAACTTCCAGTCAAAAGGAAAATTTAGAAACCATTCGCCGTAGTGGAGATCATCTACTCAGTTTAATTAACGATGTCCTAGACCTTTCTAAAATAGAATCCGGGCATTACACTTTAGAAGAAACGACATTTGATTTAATTGCCATGCTCCATTCTCTCAGGAGTATGCTATTTGAACGAGCCAATTCACAACACTTACAACTAATTTTTGCTATTGCTTCAGAAGTACCTCAATTTATTATTGCAGACGCACCAAAATTACGGCAAATTTTACTTAATCTGCTCAGTAATGCTATTAAATTCACTAATCAAGGAAGCGTAACTTTACAAGTTACAGTTCAACAAAGGGTAAAAGAATCTTTGCAGCTTCAGTTCCAGGTGATAGATACAGGAGTAGGGATTGCCGCTGAGGAATTAGAAACAATTTTTGATGCTTTTGTTCAGGCACAAGCAGGAAGAAAATCTACAAATGGTACGGGTTTAGGTTTAACTATTAGTCGTAAATTGTTACAATTAATGAGAGGAGAAATTTTTGTCCAAAGTATTCCGGGAGAAGGGAGTACTTTTACTTTTGTAATTCCTGTAGTTGAAACAAAGGGAGTTAATCTTGAACCAGAGCAGAATAATTTACAAGTTATCGGTTTAGTTCCTCATCAAATTCAGCGACGAATTTTAGTAGTTGACGATCAAAAAGAAAATCGGTTGTTGTTAGTGAAGTTACTAGTTGAGTTGGGTTTTGCAGTCAGGGAAGCTAGTAATGGACAAGAAGCGGTAGAAATTTGGCAAGAGTGGCACCCCGATTTAACTTGGATGGATATTCGGATGCCGATATTAGATGGGTACGAAGCGACTAAGCAGATTCGCTCAATGGAAACCGAACCAAACAGTATTATTATTGCCTTAACTGCTCAAGCTTCTCAGAGCGATCGAACACTTGCCTTAGCCGCAGGCTGCAACGACTATATCAGCAAACCATTCCGAGAGGAAACATTATTTGACAAAATGAGGGAATATTTGGGTTTAAAATACATCTACGCAGAACCCAAAGCGACAGCAAATGAGCAAATGGACTCCTTAGATATAGAAAGTCAAGATTTTTTGGATGGGTGCGATCTAAATGTACTAAAATCATTTTCTTTTGATTGGTTCAATCAATTAGAAAATGCTGCTGTATGTGGAGACGATGTTGCGATTACGGAACTGCTTAGTCAACTGCCACCAACTTTGTCTAAGTTTACTACTTACTTACACAAATTGGCGGATAATTACCAGTTTGAACAAATTATTCAAATAATTTCAACCCTTCCTTTTCTCAGGGTTTATTATGATTAG
- a CDS encoding response regulator — protein sequence MTNRTILIVDDEIHLRELIQACLEDLGGWKTNAAGSGEECLQILQTQTFDAIILDISMPGMDGYEVYEKLQSNPTTKLIPVILLTAKVLPSDRNRFNQMGVNGVITKPVQPLTLTKEIAEILGW from the coding sequence ATGACAAACAGAACTATATTGATTGTTGATGATGAAATACATCTGCGAGAACTAATCCAAGCGTGTTTGGAAGATTTAGGCGGATGGAAAACTAACGCCGCTGGATCGGGAGAAGAATGTTTGCAAATTTTGCAAACCCAAACCTTTGATGCCATTATTTTAGATATATCAATGCCAGGGATGGATGGTTACGAAGTATATGAGAAACTTCAGTCTAACCCGACAACAAAATTAATTCCAGTGATTCTCCTCACGGCTAAAGTATTACCTAGCGATCGCAATCGTTTTAATCAAATGGGTGTTAATGGAGTAATTACTAAACCAGTACAACCTCTGACTTTAACCAAAGAAATAGCCGAAATTTTAGGTTGGTAA
- a CDS encoding response regulator — protein sequence MRILLVEDDTLVSTELEKMLAASHYITHLATDGQTGLSLALAGEYDLIVLDLLIPKLDGISLCRKLRNQGYNKPIILLAAKGSDADIVAGLDAGADDYVIKPYAPEALLARIRALLRRSGAIVTKDLKSSSRLIWGNLCLDLNSGRVTFAGEIIPLTVTEYNLLELFLQNPDRIFSRSAILDRLWGFEDAPTERAINTHIKELRKKLKAGGLTEEIIETIYGMGYRLKPYPHNAVVTQEVDREAKKKGLEAINKVIEQFRDIFKEQIAVLVAAKDALLTGNLNQELSEAVKYEAHKLAGSLGSFGYPEGSKLARIIEHIWQNNAELSDAEIARFSELVTALEAELNKPPIPLNMEIDSPEPTYQVLAIDNDVELMEQLLAEADTWGIKIQVARDLASARSQISLTSPDLVLLDLSVSEPEADSLTLLRELVEKTPLTPVIVFTNRNTLHDRLTVSRLGARQFLQKPATTEQIFRAICRCFPTANIEAKVLLVDDDLAVLTNLKALLKPWGLEIFTLTDPENFWEVLMATEPNLVVLDLEMPLVSGLDLCQVIRQDSQWGDLPILVVTAHTDPESLQQAFAAGADDFITKPVLGPELVTRILSRIERNRFLLRNKSK from the coding sequence ATGAGAATACTTTTAGTAGAAGATGATACATTAGTGAGTACGGAGCTAGAAAAGATGCTAGCTGCGAGTCACTACATCACTCATTTAGCAACAGATGGGCAAACAGGGTTAAGTTTGGCTCTAGCTGGAGAGTATGATTTGATTGTGCTAGATTTGCTGATTCCCAAACTTGATGGAATTAGTTTGTGTCGAAAGCTACGTAATCAAGGATACAACAAGCCGATTATTTTGTTAGCAGCTAAAGGTTCTGATGCTGATATTGTAGCTGGGTTGGATGCAGGAGCAGATGATTATGTAATCAAACCTTATGCGCCGGAGGCTTTACTAGCAAGAATTCGAGCTTTATTGAGACGAAGTGGGGCAATTGTTACTAAAGATCTTAAGTCATCTTCTCGGTTAATTTGGGGGAATCTCTGCTTGGATTTAAATTCTGGTAGGGTAACTTTTGCTGGAGAAATTATTCCTTTGACGGTGACTGAATATAATTTGTTGGAGTTGTTTTTGCAAAATCCCGATCGCATTTTCAGTCGCAGTGCCATTTTAGATCGCTTATGGGGATTTGAAGATGCACCGACGGAAAGAGCCATCAATACTCATATTAAAGAATTACGCAAAAAACTCAAAGCTGGAGGTTTAACTGAAGAAATTATCGAAACTATTTATGGTATGGGTTATCGTTTGAAACCTTATCCTCACAATGCCGTTGTTACTCAGGAAGTAGATAGAGAAGCAAAGAAGAAGGGACTAGAAGCAATTAATAAGGTAATTGAGCAATTTCGAGATATATTTAAGGAACAAATTGCTGTATTAGTTGCGGCCAAAGATGCTTTGTTAACAGGTAATTTAAATCAAGAATTATCCGAAGCAGTGAAGTATGAGGCACATAAATTAGCTGGTTCTTTAGGTTCATTTGGTTATCCTGAAGGATCGAAATTAGCCCGGATAATTGAACATATTTGGCAAAATAATGCCGAGCTAAGTGATGCAGAAATTGCTCGATTTTCGGAATTAGTTACGGCTTTAGAGGCAGAATTAAATAAACCTCCGATACCGTTGAATATGGAAATAGATTCTCCCGAACCAACTTATCAAGTTTTGGCGATCGATAATGATGTAGAACTCATGGAACAGCTACTAGCAGAGGCAGATACTTGGGGAATTAAAATCCAAGTGGCACGGGATTTAGCAAGTGCGCGATCGCAAATCAGTTTAACATCCCCTGACTTGGTATTGCTGGACTTAAGTGTTTCGGAACCGGAAGCGGATAGTTTAACATTATTACGCGAATTAGTAGAAAAAACACCGCTAACTCCAGTAATTGTATTTACTAATAGGAATACTTTGCACGATCGACTAACAGTTTCTCGCTTAGGAGCAAGGCAATTTTTACAAAAACCTGCTACAACCGAACAAATTTTTCGGGCAATCTGCCGATGTTTCCCTACTGCAAATATAGAAGCCAAAGTATTATTAGTAGATGACGATCTAGCCGTATTAACTAACTTAAAAGCCTTACTGAAACCTTGGGGATTGGAAATATTTACTTTAACCGATCCGGAAAATTTTTGGGAAGTTTTGATGGCTACTGAACCAAACTTAGTAGTATTAGATTTGGAAATGCCGTTAGTTAGTGGATTAGATTTGTGCCAAGTAATTCGACAAGATTCTCAATGGGGTGATTTGCCAATTTTAGTTGTTACCGCTCATACCGATCCAGAATCTCTTCAGCAAGCTTTTGCCGCTGGAGCAGATGACTTTATTACTAAGCCAGTGTTAGGGCCTGAACTTGTCACCAGGATACTTAGCCGGATTGAACGTAATCGATTTTTATTAAGAAATAAGTCAAAATAA
- a CDS encoding PAS domain S-box protein — MYHNLLPIMISIALTAIALLLSLSLQSLLSQTMGAFFYIAIILSTWYGGFRSGLIAVILATLAIDYFFIPPLNQVGIAQPESLLQLGIFLVVALIINIFSSSLLNNQEKINSLSQELIQKSIEPLRIALAAAETGMWQWDLETGKFYFSPDHEELFGLLPGTFDSQYETFLTYLHPDDKELVQQALQQAITNKKFYQQEYRVVWKDGSIHWIEGKGHAFYNEAGKPILMTGTVTAIDDRKQAQALLEQQFEQQRLVMEINQRIPTTLNLSEILQITVDEIRRILKTDRVIILQFSPQWRGTVVVESVGAEWTAILSTDIYDPCFSKKYIELYKKGLITAKSDIYSDEIDPCHLELLINFQVKANLVVPIIEQNDLWGLLIAHHCEAPRQWQATEIELMRQIAAQVSIAIQHTKLFAQLQSELEERKQIEANLRQSEVRYRSLVNASTQIIWNTNAEGKATIAPDNWEEMTGQSPEECLGWGWLMLIHPDDRTRTIQHWLECCQTHTIYEIEYRLRMKDGNYRLCSVRGVPIFAADGTVIEWIGSCNDITESKQAEVALQQINAELEARVVERTTELMEVNDRLQGGLILRARLQRELREREQLLDSFFNAASAANIGLAIHDRQLNYLKVNQALADINGASINTLLGKNLLETLPELASKIIPALQRVVDTGQAIRRLEITGTTPSQPKSLQYWLVSNFPIFGDNQEVIAVGSIVLDITERKRIEETLKQTYQQLTFHIENTPLATIIWDSEFRVKQWSKQAEQIFGWSAAEVLGKTMYDWQFIFADDLELVKSAAQLLLQGNTIQCNNRNYRKDGQVIDCEWYNSVLLDKSGNLVSMLSLAQDVSDRKKTEIALRESEAKFRQLAENIQAVFWMKDTQTQKIVYLSNAYQTIWQRSCESVYENRLNWLETVHPKDRQRVETVFDEIKTEEPFEIEYRIIRPDGSVRWINDRAFPILNEAGEIIRVAGIAEDITARKQAEKALRDSEEKFRQLTENIQALFWITDYQTQKIIYASHAYEKIWQRSRESVYQNFWSWFEAIHPNDISLVEAAIKQQRETGKSDTIYRIIRPDGSLRWIRDRAFPILNESGEIIRIAGIAEDITEQQQIEQIKNEFIGIVSHELRTPLTAIQMSLGLLQTGVYNNNPEKFQRMLNIALLDTNRLVNLVNDILDLERLEAGRATLEKTICQAADLMQQAVNGMEALATSEQITLEINDSDALVWAAKDAIVQTLTNLISNAIKFSPPNSTITLNAEAQTDMVLFQVRDRGRGIPADKLDIIFGRFQQVDASDSREKGGTGLGLAICQSIIQQHGGEIWVESTLGKGSTFFFTLPKEAEPQGDSYIASD; from the coding sequence ATGTATCACAACTTGTTACCTATCATGATATCAATCGCATTAACTGCGATCGCGCTTCTGCTGTCACTTTCCCTGCAATCTTTACTATCTCAAACAATGGGTGCATTTTTTTACATTGCCATCATTTTAAGCACTTGGTACGGCGGCTTTCGCTCTGGGCTGATTGCAGTTATCCTTGCAACATTGGCGATCGATTATTTCTTTATTCCTCCCCTAAATCAGGTTGGCATAGCTCAACCAGAAAGTTTATTGCAATTAGGTATTTTCCTTGTAGTTGCCTTAATCATCAATATTTTCAGTAGCAGTCTGTTAAATAACCAAGAAAAAATTAACAGCCTCAGCCAAGAACTAATACAAAAAAGTATTGAGCCATTAAGAATAGCACTTGCCGCAGCAGAAACAGGTATGTGGCAATGGGATTTAGAAACAGGAAAATTTTATTTTTCCCCCGATCATGAAGAGTTATTTGGATTACTTCCCGGAACCTTTGATAGTCAATATGAAACTTTCTTAACTTACTTGCATCCAGACGACAAAGAATTAGTCCAACAAGCATTACAACAAGCAATTACCAATAAAAAGTTTTATCAACAAGAATATCGAGTCGTTTGGAAAGACGGCAGTATTCATTGGATTGAAGGAAAAGGACACGCTTTTTATAATGAAGCCGGAAAGCCGATTTTGATGACGGGAACAGTTACGGCAATTGACGATCGCAAACAAGCTCAAGCCCTACTAGAACAGCAATTTGAGCAACAACGTTTAGTGATGGAAATTAACCAACGCATTCCTACCACGCTCAATTTATCAGAAATCTTGCAAATAACTGTAGATGAAATCCGACGGATACTAAAAACCGATCGCGTCATTATCTTGCAATTTTCCCCCCAATGGCGGGGAACTGTGGTGGTAGAATCAGTCGGTGCAGAATGGACAGCAATTTTATCAACTGATATTTACGATCCTTGCTTTAGCAAAAAGTACATTGAACTTTATAAAAAAGGCTTAATTACTGCAAAGTCCGACATTTATAGCGATGAAATCGATCCCTGTCACTTAGAACTCTTGATAAATTTCCAAGTGAAGGCAAATTTAGTAGTGCCGATTATCGAGCAAAATGATTTGTGGGGATTATTGATTGCACATCACTGCGAAGCGCCTCGACAATGGCAAGCTACCGAGATCGAATTAATGCGACAGATAGCCGCACAAGTCAGCATTGCCATTCAGCACACCAAATTATTCGCCCAGCTACAAAGTGAATTGGAGGAACGAAAACAAATCGAAGCTAACTTACGACAAAGTGAAGTTCGATATCGTTCTTTAGTGAACGCTTCTACACAAATTATTTGGAACACTAATGCTGAGGGTAAAGCAACAATTGCGCCAGATAATTGGGAAGAAATGACAGGACAATCTCCAGAGGAGTGCTTGGGATGGGGTTGGCTTATGTTAATTCATCCAGACGATCGCACGCGCACCATCCAGCATTGGCTCGAATGTTGTCAAACCCACACTATTTACGAAATTGAGTATCGACTGCGGATGAAAGATGGTAATTATCGTCTGTGTTCAGTTCGGGGTGTACCGATTTTTGCTGCTGATGGGACAGTAATTGAGTGGATTGGCTCTTGCAATGATATTACAGAAAGCAAACAAGCGGAAGTTGCTTTGCAACAAATAAATGCTGAACTAGAAGCAAGGGTAGTAGAACGAACAACAGAATTGATGGAAGTAAACGATCGCTTACAAGGAGGATTGATCCTCAGAGCAAGATTACAGCGGGAATTGCGAGAAAGAGAACAATTGTTAGATAGTTTTTTTAATGCTGCATCAGCTGCCAATATCGGTTTAGCTATTCACGATCGACAACTTAATTATCTAAAAGTTAATCAAGCATTAGCAGATATTAATGGCGCTTCAATCAACACGCTTTTAGGGAAAAATTTGCTAGAGACTTTACCAGAACTAGCTAGTAAAATAATTCCCGCCCTCCAAAGAGTAGTTGATACAGGACAAGCAATTCGCAGATTAGAAATCACTGGAACTACTCCCAGTCAACCGAAATCTTTGCAGTATTGGCTGGTTTCTAATTTTCCGATTTTTGGTGACAATCAAGAAGTAATTGCTGTAGGTTCGATCGTTCTAGACATCACCGAACGAAAACGCATTGAGGAAACTCTCAAACAAACTTATCAGCAATTGACTTTTCATATTGAAAATACTCCGCTGGCAACTATTATTTGGGATTCGGAATTTCGGGTTAAGCAATGGTCAAAACAAGCAGAACAGATTTTTGGGTGGAGTGCTGCGGAAGTTTTAGGTAAGACAATGTATGATTGGCAATTTATTTTTGCAGACGATCTAGAACTAGTTAAATCAGCCGCTCAACTTTTATTACAAGGCAATACAATTCAGTGTAATAATCGTAATTACCGCAAAGATGGCCAGGTAATTGACTGCGAATGGTACAACTCTGTTTTGCTGGATAAGTCGGGAAATTTAGTGTCTATGCTCTCGTTAGCACAGGATGTCAGCGATCGCAAAAAAACCGAAATAGCTTTGCGCGAAAGTGAAGCAAAGTTCCGACAATTAGCAGAAAATATCCAAGCCGTATTTTGGATGAAAGATACTCAAACTCAAAAAATTGTTTATCTCAGTAATGCCTATCAAACTATTTGGCAAAGAAGTTGTGAAAGTGTCTATGAAAACCGATTAAATTGGTTAGAAACAGTTCATCCCAAAGATCGTCAGCGTGTCGAAACTGTATTTGATGAAATAAAAACTGAGGAACCATTTGAAATAGAATATCGCATTATTCGTCCTGACGGTTCGGTGCGTTGGATTAACGATCGCGCTTTTCCGATCTTAAATGAAGCCGGAGAAATTATTCGAGTTGCGGGGATTGCAGAAGATATTACCGCTCGCAAACAAGCAGAAAAAGCTTTACGAGATAGTGAAGAAAAGTTCCGTCAACTAACAGAAAATATTCAAGCATTATTTTGGATTACTGATTATCAAACTCAAAAAATTATTTATGCCAGCCATGCTTATGAAAAAATATGGCAACGCAGTCGAGAAAGTGTTTATCAAAACTTTTGGTCTTGGTTTGAAGCAATTCATCCTAACGATATTAGTTTGGTAGAAGCAGCAATAAAGCAGCAGAGAGAAACCGGAAAATCTGATACAATATATCGAATTATTCGTCCTGATGGTTCTCTGCGTTGGATTCGAGATCGAGCGTTCCCGATCCTAAATGAATCTGGGGAAATTATTCGCATTGCTGGGATTGCAGAAGATATCACCGAACAACAACAAATTGAACAAATTAAAAATGAATTTATTGGCATTGTTAGTCACGAACTCCGCACACCTTTAACAGCAATTCAAATGTCTTTAGGTTTATTACAAACCGGAGTTTACAATAATAACCCAGAAAAATTTCAACGAATGCTCAATATTGCACTGCTTGATACTAATCGTTTAGTTAACTTAGTTAATGATATTTTGGATTTAGAAAGATTAGAGGCAGGAAGAGCAACTTTAGAAAAAACGATTTGTCAAGCCGCAGATTTAATGCAACAAGCAGTTAATGGCATGGAAGCACTCGCTACTTCGGAACAGATTACCCTCGAAATTAATGATAGCGATGCTCTTGTTTGGGCGGCTAAAGATGCGATCGTCCAAACATTAACTAACTTAATCAGCAATGCGATCAAATTTTCGCCCCCTAATTCTACAATTACCTTGAATGCTGAAGCTCAAACCGACATGGTTTTATTCCAAGTGCGCGATCGAGGACGGGGGATTCCCGCTGATAAACTAGATATTATATTTGGACGCTTTCAGCAAGTCGATGCTTCCGACTCGCGGGAAAAAGGAGGGACGGGACTAGGATTAGCAATCTGTCAAAGTATTATTCAACAACATGGTGGAGAAATCTGGGTGGAAAGCACTTTAGGCAAAGGCAGTACATTTTTCTTTACTTTACCAAAAGAAGCAGAGCCGCAAGGCGATTCTTATATTGCCAGCGACTAG